Sequence from the Trichomycterus rosablanca isolate fTriRos1 chromosome 10, fTriRos1.hap1, whole genome shotgun sequence genome:
AATGGTAAAAAGTGCTCATTTGATTCCTTGAGAAATAAAGGGATGACAGTCGACCGGTTTAACAGTTGGGTATGCATATATCCGACACACCCTGAGGGTTCATTTCAGTAGCTATCGAGACGCTACCTATCGATATATACACGCATGCACACAGATTTCCACACGCACTCACGCTACCGTGCGAAAGTCTGCTAGCACGCATCTTCCCATCGGCCTTTAGTGATTGCAATATAGAAGTGTTTTCACATTTACACAAGTACCATAATCGTAATCTCTGCTTTTGTACATGTAGTGGAAACCAGTGTGACTGGATGCAAAGACTGAAAATGGGCGATTTTTCCTCAAGGATTTTACAGAAACATAGACTGACCGTAGTAAGAAAAACTAGTGCTAGTCGCACCTAATTATTCAAAAATGCTTTTCCTGAGTaatacttttaattattattgtaacaGACAATAGGCCAACATTTTTTGCCATTGAATACTGGGCCACACCCTGACAATAGTTATTACTATAAATCATCTTCGTCTATTTTACAATTCTATCCTGATTGCTAAAACACAGGGTTTATGAAAAAGTCAAGCCATTACCTACCCTCTACTCACAGAAATCGCCTAGACTaacagaaaaaaatgtaaaatacatattaaaaaaagaagaatatcAAAAAATTGCATTTGAGGTCGTGTAGACCTTCCCTGGTAAAGTATGAACATTTAATGGCAGTGTAATAATTAATATTCAGCTTTTAAAAAAGGGAAAGGGGGCTGGGGGTACGGGAGCATTGGGGGAAGTCCTTGTGCCACACTGCAGGGTTATGCTGGCTACCAAAACCTCTACCTGTAGCTTTGGCTCGTGGGGGTTTTGGTTCCTGAGCTAGCTGGCTCGCCTACGTCAGCTAACAGACTAGTATACCCTGAGAATTCCGACACGGGAGTCCGCTGCTGTGGTTCGCTGCCGTAGGCCAGAGGGGTCCGGCGTCCTGATTTGAACTGGGAGCCGAAAGCCTGGGCAAAGTTCTCGATCTGGTACGTGGGGCGCATGTCCACTTCCTTGGACGTCTCAAGGGCCGCCAGATTGGAAGACAGGGGGTAGACGGAGTCGGAGGATGAGCCGTTCCTGGCGCCGCTCCCACCGTTGGCGCCGCCGTTCTTTATCTGCTGCTCTTTCTGCGCACCGCCATTGGCGAGATCCTGAGTGGCGAGTGAGTAGGGGGGCGAGTGCGACTTTTCCAGCTGCTCTGTGAGCTCTTGAGAGGGGGTGAGCTGCTGGTGACCACTGGGTTCCAGGGCACTCAGATGAAAGGCCTGCTGAGAGGAGGGTGAGGAGTGGGTGGGGGAATGGGAGCCCACCAGCATGCTGAAGTGGGACTTTGGTAGAGCGGAGGAGGAAGACGAGGGAGTGTGGGGGGACGAGACAGACTGGACAAAGTTACACTCGAGAGGGGACGTGGTATAAATGTGCTTGTCCGGGAAGAAAGAGAAGCTGGCGCTACTACCGTGGCTCGTTCGCTCAAGTGTCTGCAGCAGGAATTTGGAGTACTCGTTCATGACGCCGGTTTTGTCGGCCGAGCCGGTCGAGGAGCCGTCGTCTgcgcccagctctggtgtgctggacGCGGCGTGCATGTCTACGTGGTGGTGATCCGACAGGTCAAACGTGACATCCCCTTTGTGGGTGTAGTGATCCAGCAGGCTCTGCAGCACCTCGTCTGGGATGCCCGATCTGTCGTGCTTGTCGATGCTGATCAGAGGCGACGTGTCCAGCAAGGCCAGAGTGGGCTCTCCGATGCTGCCCTGAATGACCGTCTGCTGAGGATGGAGGTTGACGGCGCCGTAATCGTTGTTTGCAGCATGCAGGTACCTCCTCTTTTTCAGAAACTGCATGGCGTCGTCGTAGTTGCTGCTCGTGCCACCCTGCTTGGGCTCAGACGGACCGTGTAGAAGGCCCAGTCCGTCCATCGCTCCTGCCCCGTGCAGGTCCATGGGGTTGGATTTAGAAGTCAAAAGTTTGTCCTCGTGGAGATTTGAACTGGCCTCGTGCATCGAGAGCATGTTCTTGTCTCCGACCTTCCTTCCACCTTTCTTAAAGGCGAGCTTGGGAGTGCGACCGTGCTGGTTTGCCATGCTGGCGTCGGCCATGTTTCCGATCCCCGACGAGGACGCCTCGGAGCCGGCGGCCATGTCCAGGGGGTAGTCCTGCATGCTGATCATTTGGCTGGCGCCTGAACCCGCTGCCTTTTTCCTCCGGCGTTCTCCACCTTCCCCACAGCTCTTGGTCTTGCCTCTCTTGCGTGGCGGTGGTCCGCTGGAGTTTCCCTGAGTGTGTAAGTAGCTGCCTTGTCCGAGCTCGTCCTCGTCGAGGTCCAGCATCCCCGGGTCCAGACCCTTCTTTATGGCTTCTCCACAGGTTCTCTTGTGCTTCAGTAAACGGTCAGTACGAGAGAAAAACTGCAGACAGGAAAGAGAATAGTACCACTCAAttaaaattatgttttacacactttggttacactcatgacaggacaggtagttactcattacaaagattcatcagttcaagtttttaatgtcaaacacagtcatggacaattttgtatctccaattcacctcacttgtacgtctttggactgtggaagaaaacgAGTCACGGctggagtctgagtcaagtcacgagtcaatataatatacacaaaacatattttggaaatgtagcgtagaaataaacaaatgtgtaaacacaaagcgtgtgtcccattaggaatataatccgttatcttgtaaatgtgcttataattaaaaacctccaaacttttcctgttTGTGAAGTAAAACTCGAACTTGTTAGAAaaccaatcaagcgtttcactgaCACATAATCTGTGTGACTCAAACTGAaccaaatgcaaataacagcatttcttactataaattacaatcagaaggtctgattggttcagaaagcgtttttttcaaccaattctgtaggagcgttccatttacattatctgttacggtgaagtgcactacgtagggtattccaccattttaagtgatatttatattcaaaggagggagtagggagcgacgcttcatcactacgccggaagctggctggaacatttagctattgcgtgtgttgcgggttcagacggccggagcgttatgagagagcagaaaatgacacgatcagaatgatgtcggatcatatatataca
This genomic interval carries:
- the znf281b gene encoding zinc finger protein 281b isoform X2, translating into MSIIQDKLGNEFLRNGSMDPNFANSMIMFSHLPPVTSFTRLASQPVVTDLPQEMILKKERDSPEHAGSFLHSMGIKQEKLTEFDYRFPMYGTAPGSGGGKSTDMMDISIGNHQNMLLQDVNHGSLPDRIGKDSKDSIHKKGRRANGEGPEGKPRRKRGDSTKSMMLDGEGGPLSPSSKPHICEHCSAAFRSSYHLRRHVLIHTGERPFRCSQCNMSFIQKYLLQRHEKIHSGEKPFSCDQCNMRFIQKYHMERHKRTHSGEKPYKCDTCQQFFSRTDRLLKHKRTCGEAIKKGLDPGMLDLDEDELGQGSYLHTQGNSSGPPPRKRGKTKSCGEGGERRRKKAAGSGASQMISMQDYPLDMAAGSEASSSGIGNMADASMANQHGRTPKLAFKKGGRKVGDKNMLSMHEASSNLHEDKLLTSKSNPMDLHGAGAMDGLGLLHGPSEPKQGGTSSNYDDAMQFLKKRRYLHAANNDYGAVNLHPQQTVIQGSIGEPTLALLDTSPLISIDKHDRSGIPDEVLQSLLDHYTHKGDVTFDLSDHHHVDMHAASSTPELGADDGSSTGSADKTGVMNEYSKFLLQTLERTSHGSSASFSFFPDKHIYTTSPLECNFVQSVSSPHTPSSSSSALPKSHFSMLVGSHSPTHSSPSSQQAFHLSALEPSGHQQLTPSQELTEQLEKSHSPPYSLATQDLANGGAQKEQQIKNGGANGGSGARNGSSSDSVYPLSSNLAALETSKEVDMRPTYQIENFAQAFGSQFKSGRRTPLAYGSEPQQRTPVSEFSGYTSLLADVGEPASSGTKTPTSQSYR
- the znf281b gene encoding zinc finger protein 281b isoform X1, yielding MSIIQDKLGNEFLRNGSMDPNFANSMIMFSHLPPVTSFTRLASQPVVTDLPQEMILKKERDSPEHAGSFLHSMGIKQEKLTEFDYRFPMYGTAPGSGGGKSTDMMDISIGNHQNMLLQDVNHGSQLPDRIGKDSKDSIHKKGRRANGEGPEGKPRRKRGDSTKSMMLDGEGGPLSPSSKPHICEHCSAAFRSSYHLRRHVLIHTGERPFRCSQCNMSFIQKYLLQRHEKIHSGEKPFSCDQCNMRFIQKYHMERHKRTHSGEKPYKCDTCQQFFSRTDRLLKHKRTCGEAIKKGLDPGMLDLDEDELGQGSYLHTQGNSSGPPPRKRGKTKSCGEGGERRRKKAAGSGASQMISMQDYPLDMAAGSEASSSGIGNMADASMANQHGRTPKLAFKKGGRKVGDKNMLSMHEASSNLHEDKLLTSKSNPMDLHGAGAMDGLGLLHGPSEPKQGGTSSNYDDAMQFLKKRRYLHAANNDYGAVNLHPQQTVIQGSIGEPTLALLDTSPLISIDKHDRSGIPDEVLQSLLDHYTHKGDVTFDLSDHHHVDMHAASSTPELGADDGSSTGSADKTGVMNEYSKFLLQTLERTSHGSSASFSFFPDKHIYTTSPLECNFVQSVSSPHTPSSSSSALPKSHFSMLVGSHSPTHSSPSSQQAFHLSALEPSGHQQLTPSQELTEQLEKSHSPPYSLATQDLANGGAQKEQQIKNGGANGGSGARNGSSSDSVYPLSSNLAALETSKEVDMRPTYQIENFAQAFGSQFKSGRRTPLAYGSEPQQRTPVSEFSGYTSLLADVGEPASSGTKTPTSQSYR